The following proteins are encoded in a genomic region of Nitrospinota bacterium:
- a CDS encoding HD domain-containing phosphohydrolase, with protein sequence MNDMKRHLKVDNELIIVFLLVVIIGLIYFLVPHQKVFLNFFYIPVLLGSYLFGKKHGTYSAFLSVLMVFSIAYFIPETFTDKNNISMSLSKWLDITTWGCFLIIVGYLMGALYEKKEKYNREIKKTYQGIITMLSLILDSVDQYTQNHSIRVAKYSEKIAKEAGLSNSEIEDIKIASLLHDLGKIGVSAEILHKIGKLSDEEKKEITGHTGNAKDILEPIGGRVLRILPLIINHHERQDGNGYNGLLGDSVPMGAKIIAVADVYDALTADRPYRKALSPLEVKEEIVKGSGTHFDPEVVKYFENVFPTLEIEEPALT encoded by the coding sequence ATGAACGATATGAAAAGACATCTCAAGGTTGATAACGAGCTTATCATTGTATTCTTATTAGTAGTCATCATCGGATTAATCTACTTCCTCGTACCTCATCAGAAGGTATTCCTTAATTTCTTCTATATCCCCGTTCTTTTAGGGTCATATCTCTTCGGAAAGAAACACGGAACATACTCTGCTTTTTTATCTGTTCTTATGGTCTTTTCTATAGCCTATTTTATCCCAGAGACATTCACAGATAAAAACAATATCAGTATGAGTCTCTCTAAGTGGTTGGATATTACGACATGGGGTTGTTTTCTTATCATCGTTGGCTACTTAATGGGTGCCCTTTATGAAAAAAAGGAGAAATATAACAGAGAGATCAAAAAGACATATCAGGGAATTATCACCATGCTCTCACTTATCTTAGATTCTGTGGATCAATACACCCAGAACCACTCCATTCGTGTTGCGAAATATTCTGAAAAGATAGCAAAGGAGGCAGGGCTGTCGAACTCTGAGATTGAGGATATAAAAATCGCTTCCCTCCTTCATGACCTTGGGAAGATCGGTGTAAGCGCAGAGATTCTCCATAAGATAGGGAAGCTTTCAGACGAAGAGAAAAAAGAAATAACCGGCCACACAGGAAATGCAAAAGATATATTAGAGCCCATTGGCGGGCGAGTGTTAAGAATTCTTCCCCTCATCATCAACCACCATGAAAGACAGGATGGAAATGGCTATAATGGACTTTTAGGCGATTCTGTTCCCATGGGTGCCAAGATCATCGCTGTGGCAGATGTCTATGATGCCCTCACTGCTGATAGACCCTACAGAAAGGCCCTCTCACCCTTAGAGGTAAAGGAGGAGATTGTTAAAGGCTCGGGCACACACTTCGACCCAGAGGTTGTAAAGTATTTTGAGAATGTCTTCCCAACACTCGAGATAGAGGAGCCTGCCCTTACCTAA
- a CDS encoding DegT/DnrJ/EryC1/StrS aminotransferase family protein: MKESIIPHSRPTLSETDIQVVSQVLKSGNIAQGEHVGNFEKSLSTFIGHKGGVATNSGSSALHLALLALKISKGDEVALPSFVCTAPLNAIKYVGAMPLLIDINHETMNMDFANLKRKINPETKAIILPHMFGLPADLDEIMEFDTPLIEDCAHSLGAKYVDERVGSFGILSIFSFYATKMISTGEGGMITSASLDLVENIKDLREYDKKEEWKVRYNYKMTDFQAAMGLSQISKLPEFVQKRRAIAKLYNQEFKDLPIETPKEYDDRSHVFYRYIIKVDKNLLGIRKRLMDEGIICERPVYKPLHQYLDNTECLSAQRTWNRSLSIPIYPSLTDNEIERIISSVKKIFL, encoded by the coding sequence ATGAAAGAATCTATTATTCCTCACTCAAGACCAACTCTCTCAGAAACAGATATTCAAGTTGTCTCGCAAGTATTGAAATCAGGAAATATTGCTCAGGGAGAGCATGTTGGTAATTTTGAAAAGAGTCTCTCTACGTTTATCGGACATAAGGGAGGCGTGGCTACAAATTCTGGAAGCTCTGCCTTGCATCTGGCCTTACTGGCTCTTAAGATATCAAAAGGCGATGAAGTGGCCCTTCCAAGTTTCGTATGCACCGCACCTCTAAATGCTATTAAATATGTAGGCGCAATGCCTCTTTTGATTGATATAAACCACGAAACAATGAATATGGATTTTGCTAATCTCAAAAGAAAAATAAACCCTGAAACCAAGGCAATCATCCTTCCCCATATGTTCGGGCTGCCTGCAGATCTTGATGAAATCATGGAATTTGACACACCTCTCATAGAAGACTGCGCCCATTCCTTAGGGGCCAAATACGTTGATGAAAGGGTCGGCAGTTTCGGCATCTTATCCATATTCTCATTCTATGCCACAAAGATGATATCGACAGGAGAGGGAGGAATGATAACCTCCGCGTCTTTAGACTTAGTAGAAAATATCAAAGACCTCAGAGAATATGATAAGAAGGAAGAGTGGAAGGTTCGTTATAACTACAAAATGACAGATTTTCAAGCAGCCATGGGTTTAAGCCAAATTTCCAAACTCCCGGAGTTTGTTCAAAAGAGAAGAGCAATAGCGAAACTCTACAACCAAGAATTTAAAGACCTTCCTATTGAGACGCCTAAAGAATATGACGACCGAAGTCATGTCTTTTACAGATATATCATTAAGGTGGATAAAAATCTTCTGGGAATAAGAAAAAGATTAATGGATGAGGGTATTATATGCGAAAGACCTGTTTACAAGCCACTGCACCAATATCTCGATAATACAGAATGTCTCAGCGCACAAAGGACATGGAACAGAAGTCTCTCCATACCAATCTATCCTTCTCTAACAGATAATGAAATTGAAAGAATCATTTCTTCGGTTAAGAAGATATTTTTATGA
- a CDS encoding MraY family glycosyltransferase — MNLKTTLGKIFYILVLLALLFLISPIGKELCCRTGVRWLYIVLVSFSLSYFLVPIISYIALKKQILDYPDQRKVHNAPTPLLGGIAVYVAFFFAIFSNFIFSAEVKGIIIAGTIILIIGTLDDINRGGISAKIKLAVQLLAVFVVIKSGVSLILFHETSLLGKMGNIFLTIFWIVGLTNAMNFFDGMDGLATGLSAIIASFLGIVAFQTNQPFFGWLAGGIFGACLGFLPYNFKLKKPASIFLGDSGSTFLGFTLACLAILGEWSDLNPIVSLTAPLLIFGVLIFDMSYITVTRLLTNKIKNFNDFIEYVGKDHLHHRLEALFRSKNKTVISIYFLSIALGLTAIVLRYARTVDAFILILQAIIILFIVTILERRGNELERRANRRG; from the coding sequence ATGAACCTGAAAACAACCCTTGGAAAGATTTTTTATATCTTAGTCCTGTTGGCTCTTCTCTTTCTGATTTCACCCATTGGAAAGGAACTCTGTTGCCGAACAGGGGTTAGGTGGTTATATATCGTTCTTGTTTCTTTCTCCCTCTCTTATTTTCTCGTTCCCATCATAAGTTATATAGCCTTAAAAAAACAAATCCTAGATTATCCTGATCAAAGAAAAGTTCATAACGCCCCCACACCTCTCCTTGGAGGAATTGCAGTATACGTGGCGTTCTTTTTTGCAATATTTTCCAACTTTATATTCTCTGCGGAGGTCAAAGGAATAATCATAGCTGGAACCATTATACTGATAATAGGGACTTTAGATGATATCAATAGAGGAGGGATTTCTGCAAAAATAAAGCTCGCCGTACAACTACTGGCTGTATTTGTTGTTATAAAATCGGGTGTCTCTCTGATTTTATTTCATGAGACTTCTCTTTTGGGAAAAATGGGAAATATATTTTTGACAATCTTTTGGATTGTGGGGCTTACCAATGCCATGAATTTCTTTGATGGGATGGATGGCCTGGCTACTGGCTTAAGTGCTATTATCGCCTCTTTCTTGGGTATTGTGGCCTTTCAGACAAATCAACCCTTTTTTGGGTGGCTCGCAGGGGGAATTTTTGGAGCATGTCTTGGATTTTTGCCATATAATTTTAAACTCAAAAAACCAGCAAGTATATTTTTAGGAGACTCAGGCAGCACCTTTTTAGGCTTTACCTTAGCATGCCTTGCTATACTTGGAGAATGGTCTGATCTTAACCCTATTGTATCTTTGACTGCTCCTCTCCTTATATTTGGAGTCCTGATTTTTGATATGAGTTATATAACAGTTACGAGACTGCTCACAAATAAAATAAAAAACTTCAATGACTTTATCGAATATGTAGGAAAAGACCATCTCCACCACAGGCTGGAGGCCCTTTTTAGGAGCAAGAACAAAACCGTTATATCGATATATTTTCTAAGCATTGCCTTAGGACTCACAGCCATTGTTCTTCGGTATGCCAGAACTGTCGATGCATTTATCCTCATCCTCCAGGCGATCATTATCCTCTTTATCGTAACAATACTGGAGCGAAGAGGAAATGAATTGGAGCGAAGGGCAAACAGAAGGGGATAA
- a CDS encoding pilus assembly PilX N-terminal domain-containing protein: MKRSFCNIAKKFTLRVLKQKRGVALIASMMIMASLTLLGLWGVTSSLIDNMITINYRSNTESFYAAEAGIERAREYLRGLDFKTELIKAAGGDNQLVNSKDINSFPGDDIPIYSGQTIGGSSYTVYLTNDADDGVTNVNDTNDRITITSFGYGPSSSLSIVQGIIKKPEISFSSPAPIVLLGPGVQQFEPGNSNSFFINGNDTAGGESVPAIIVSNAQAEQSVADGCKPRCDQIQGAGQVIPSVAANPGAISQAGLDSIENLHNILEIMKAHADFTSTSDPGFNLGTEDNPSVVFIDGSFDSNSVNSKSGHGILVVTDTLTFRGDFNYNGVILVVGRGNFIRYGAGTGTINGSIIVADIDGLDGIPLNADDAFEPARFFTAGGGDSKINYNSDLINNPLKNDAPWLLALTQKY; the protein is encoded by the coding sequence ATGAAGAGATCATTTTGTAACATTGCTAAGAAATTTACTTTAAGGGTTTTAAAGCAAAAAAGAGGGGTTGCCCTTATTGCCTCAATGATGATAATGGCGTCTTTGACTCTCTTGGGTTTATGGGGGGTCACTTCAAGCCTTATCGATAATATGATAACAATAAATTATCGAAGCAACACAGAGAGCTTTTATGCTGCTGAGGCCGGTATTGAGCGGGCAAGGGAATACCTTCGCGGTCTGGATTTTAAAACAGAGCTAATCAAGGCTGCTGGCGGGGACAATCAGCTGGTCAACAGCAAAGATATCAATAGCTTCCCTGGGGATGATATCCCTATTTACTCGGGCCAGACCATTGGAGGCAGTTCCTATACCGTATATCTCACCAATGATGCTGATGATGGGGTTACCAATGTCAATGATACCAATGACCGGATAACCATTACCTCCTTTGGATATGGACCATCAAGTTCCCTATCAATTGTTCAGGGGATTATTAAAAAACCAGAAATCTCTTTTTCCTCTCCAGCTCCCATCGTTTTACTCGGGCCAGGTGTGCAGCAATTTGAGCCGGGTAATAGTAATTCATTCTTTATCAACGGAAATGATACTGCAGGGGGAGAGAGTGTTCCTGCTATTATTGTGTCTAACGCACAGGCAGAGCAGAGCGTTGCTGATGGTTGTAAACCGAGATGTGACCAGATTCAGGGTGCGGGACAGGTCATCCCTTCTGTCGCAGCGAACCCTGGCGCCATTAGCCAAGCTGGTCTTGACAGCATCGAGAACCTCCACAATATTCTTGAGATTATGAAAGCCCACGCAGATTTTACCTCTACCAGTGACCCTGGTTTTAATCTTGGAACAGAAGATAACCCATCAGTTGTCTTTATCGACGGAAGCTTTGATTCGAACTCTGTCAATTCCAAGTCAGGTCATGGGATATTGGTTGTGACTGACACGCTGACATTTCGAGGAGACTTTAATTATAATGGTGTGATTTTAGTGGTGGGACGCGGAAATTTTATCAGATATGGGGCTGGGACTGGGACGATTAATGGTTCCATCATTGTTGCTGATATCGACGGTTTGGACGGCATACCCTTAAATGCTGATGATGCATTCGAGCCAGCTCGGTTTTTTACTGCTGGAGGTGGAGATTCAAAGATTAATTATAACAGCGATTTAATAAATAATCCCCTTAAGAATGATGCGCCGTGGCTTTTAGCTCTTACTCAGAAGTATTAA
- a CDS encoding pilus assembly PilX N-terminal domain-containing protein codes for MKRSSYHIAKKFTLRVLKQKRGVALIASMMIMAALTILGLWAVTSSLIDNQITSNYRDHIQAFYNAEAGIEHAVNILKASTTSLDDLLLGSDGVPNTSDDGILSLGPSISFGSGAYEVRVKDNDDGDGDLFSDSDKMIVLASRGRVNNSNAVKTIGVGIKPAYIFNMGIFADERITISSNAKTDSYDSKLGVYGGSNIGSKGDVGTNGTSTSPAAVSLSSNAKIYGDAFIGEGGDPSSAISLSSNAEITGEKTAINEPVELPLMSAPSGLPSMGSISLSSNDQQIISGSGSYSSITLSSNSQLTIGGSGEVVISTGTLSLNSNTQLNVGSGVTSVTIFVSDSLSVSSNAKINSNTKDPTKMNIFGTDSLTNCSLSSNGGYFGTLYARNSDITVSSNVEIHGALIANRITLNSNARIHYDESLGRTGPSSGLMVSSWREEF; via the coding sequence ATGAAGAGGTCTTCTTATCACATTGCTAAGAAATTTACTTTAAGGGTTTTAAAGCAAAAAAGAGGGGTTGCCCTTATTGCCTCAATGATGATAATGGCAGCTCTAACTATCTTGGGTTTATGGGCGGTTACTTCAAGCCTCATCGATAACCAAATAACAAGCAATTACCGCGATCATATCCAGGCATTCTATAATGCCGAAGCAGGGATCGAGCATGCGGTCAATATCTTAAAGGCCAGTACAACCAGCTTAGATGATCTTTTGCTTGGGAGCGATGGAGTTCCAAACACCTCTGATGATGGCATCTTGAGTTTAGGTCCATCTATTAGCTTTGGGAGCGGAGCGTATGAGGTTCGGGTTAAAGATAATGATGATGGGGATGGTGACCTCTTTAGTGACTCTGATAAGATGATTGTCCTTGCCTCAAGAGGGAGGGTTAATAACAGCAATGCTGTTAAGACAATCGGGGTCGGCATAAAACCTGCCTACATATTTAATATGGGGATATTTGCAGATGAGAGGATAACCATCTCTTCAAATGCCAAGACAGATAGCTACGATTCAAAGCTGGGTGTTTATGGTGGAAGCAATATAGGGAGTAAAGGAGATGTGGGCACAAATGGGACATCTACAAGCCCAGCTGCAGTTTCCCTCTCAAGCAATGCCAAGATATATGGAGATGCCTTTATAGGAGAGGGCGGTGATCCTAGCAGTGCTATATCCCTATCGAGCAATGCAGAGATTACAGGAGAAAAAACAGCGATTAATGAGCCGGTAGAGCTACCTTTGATGAGTGCTCCTTCTGGTCTTCCGAGTATGGGTTCGATATCACTGAGCAGTAACGATCAACAGATCATAAGTGGTAGCGGGAGTTATTCATCCATAACCCTTAGCAGTAACTCGCAGTTAACCATTGGTGGTAGTGGTGAGGTGGTCATATCAACAGGTACTCTCAGTCTGAATAGCAACACGCAATTGAATGTCGGCTCTGGGGTTACAAGCGTAACCATTTTTGTTTCAGATTCTTTATCTGTGAGCAGCAATGCCAAGATTAATAGTAATACGAAAGACCCGACAAAGATGAACATTTTTGGAACAGATAGCCTTACAAATTGTTCATTATCATCCAACGGCGGTTACTTTGGAACTCTTTATGCAAGGAATTCTGATATTACTGTGAGTAGCAATGTAGAAATACACGGTGCTTTGATTGCCAATAGAATAACATTAAACTCAAATGCCAGAATCCATTATGATGAGTCCTTAGGAAGGACAGGACCTTCGTCAGGCTTAATGGTTTCATCCTGGCGAGAGGAATTTTAA